In Streptomyces thermolilacinus SPC6, a single genomic region encodes these proteins:
- a CDS encoding cellulase family glycosylhydrolase — translation MRTARTAPPGWSLRGLLAALVGLLVLAVAGSPAAAQAAPPDGTGQPPGAAVTGLHVQDGRLLEGNGNDFVMRGVNHAHTWYPGQTRSLADIKALGANTVRVVLSNGHRWTRNSPADVAAVIDRCKANRLICVLEVHDTTGYGEEPAAGTLDQAADYWISLQDVLAGQEDYVIVNIGNEPWGNTDPAGWTAPTTAAIKKLRAAGLRHTLMIDAPNWGQDWQGVMRANARSVYEADPTGNLLFSIHMYSVFDTAAEINDYLEAFVDAGLPLVIGEFGGPPDQWGDPDEDTMLAAAERLRLGYLAWSWSGNTDPVLDLAIGFDPDRLSGWGERIFHGVHGIGETSREATVFDGGAPGDTRPPTAPGTPVASAVTAASATLTWPAATDDVGVTGYEVVRVTGDTETRVAASTTPTATLTGLTAGTTYTFAVYARDAAGNRSPRSATVTVTTDEGGGTPGTACSVAYRVVNEWPGGFQGEMTLRNTGTAALGGWTLGFTFRDGQTITHMWGGSATQSGTAVSVSPAPYTATVPAGGSVTLGFTGGKGTTNTAPTAFTVNGAPCAIG, via the coding sequence ATGAGAACCGCACGAACCGCCCCACCCGGCTGGTCCCTGCGCGGACTGCTCGCCGCCCTCGTCGGGCTGCTCGTCCTCGCCGTCGCAGGCAGTCCGGCCGCCGCCCAGGCCGCCCCACCCGACGGTACCGGGCAGCCGCCGGGCGCCGCCGTCACCGGACTGCACGTCCAAGACGGCCGCCTGCTGGAGGGCAACGGCAACGACTTCGTCATGCGCGGCGTCAACCACGCCCACACCTGGTACCCGGGGCAGACGCGGTCGCTGGCCGACATCAAGGCGCTCGGCGCCAACACCGTCCGCGTCGTCCTCTCCAACGGCCACCGCTGGACCCGCAACAGCCCCGCCGACGTGGCCGCCGTCATCGACCGGTGCAAGGCCAACCGGCTCATCTGCGTCCTGGAGGTGCACGACACGACCGGGTACGGCGAGGAGCCCGCGGCCGGCACCCTCGACCAGGCCGCCGACTACTGGATCAGCCTCCAGGACGTCCTCGCGGGCCAGGAGGACTACGTCATCGTCAACATCGGCAACGAGCCCTGGGGCAACACCGACCCCGCCGGGTGGACCGCCCCGACGACCGCCGCCATCAAGAAGCTGCGCGCCGCCGGACTCCGCCACACCCTCATGATCGACGCGCCCAACTGGGGCCAGGACTGGCAGGGCGTCATGCGCGCCAACGCCCGGTCCGTGTACGAGGCGGACCCGACCGGGAACCTGCTGTTCTCGATCCACATGTACAGCGTCTTCGACACCGCCGCGGAGATCAACGACTACCTGGAGGCGTTCGTCGACGCCGGGCTGCCGCTGGTCATCGGGGAGTTCGGCGGGCCGCCCGACCAGTGGGGCGACCCGGACGAGGACACGATGCTGGCCGCCGCCGAACGGCTCCGCCTCGGGTACCTGGCCTGGTCGTGGAGCGGCAACACCGACCCCGTCCTCGACCTGGCGATCGGGTTCGACCCCGACCGGCTCAGCGGCTGGGGGGAGCGGATCTTCCACGGCGTCCACGGCATCGGCGAGACCTCCCGCGAGGCCACCGTGTTCGACGGGGGAGCCCCCGGCGACACCCGGCCACCCACCGCGCCCGGCACCCCGGTCGCCTCGGCCGTGACGGCCGCGTCCGCCACGCTCACCTGGCCCGCCGCCACGGACGACGTGGGCGTCACCGGGTACGAGGTCGTCCGCGTCACCGGCGACACGGAGACCCGGGTGGCCGCCTCCACCACCCCCACGGCCACCCTGACCGGGCTCACGGCCGGCACGACGTACACCTTCGCCGTGTACGCCCGTGACGCCGCCGGGAACCGCTCGCCCCGGTCCGCCACCGTGACCGTCACCACCGACGAGGGCGGCGGCACCCCTGGGACGGCGTGCTCGGTCGCGTACCGCGTCGTCAACGAATGGCCCGGCGGCTTCCAGGGCGAGATGACCCTCCGCAACACCGGCACCGCCGCCCTCGGCGGCTGGACGCTCGGCTTCACCTTCCGCGACGGCCAGACCATCACCCACATGTGGGGCGGCTCCGCGACCCAGAGCGGCACCGCGGTGAGCGTCTCCCCGGCGCCCTACACCGCCACCGTCCCCGCGGGCGGCTCGGTCACCCTCGGGTTCACCGGCGGCAAGGGCACCACCAACACCGCGCCGACGGCGTTCACCGTCAACGGCGCGCCCTGCGCCATCGGCTGA
- a CDS encoding PadR family transcriptional regulator, which translates to MALEHAILVSLLEKPGSGYELARRFERSIGYFWTATHQQIYRVLKRMEADGWVDARGVPQKTRPDKKEYSVAAAGREALSRWLHDPIEPESVRHDLAVKIRGAAFHDPAALIQEVERHQRMHRDRLAHYLAGEHRDFGAPADVPGPPDPGRELQHAVLRGGIAYERMMIDWLDDVLATLHRLAPAPDRTGRPPSSGRAG; encoded by the coding sequence ATGGCGCTCGAGCACGCGATCCTCGTCTCCCTCCTGGAGAAGCCCGGCTCCGGTTATGAACTGGCCCGGCGGTTCGAGCGGTCCATCGGCTACTTCTGGACCGCCACCCACCAGCAGATCTACCGCGTCCTCAAGCGCATGGAGGCCGACGGCTGGGTCGACGCGCGGGGCGTGCCGCAGAAGACGCGCCCGGACAAGAAGGAGTACTCGGTCGCCGCCGCGGGCCGCGAGGCGCTCTCGCGGTGGCTGCACGACCCGATCGAGCCGGAGAGCGTCCGCCACGACCTGGCCGTCAAGATCCGGGGCGCGGCGTTCCACGACCCGGCCGCGCTGATCCAGGAGGTCGAGCGGCACCAGCGGATGCACCGGGACCGGCTCGCCCACTACCTGGCGGGCGAGCACCGCGACTTCGGCGCCCCCGCCGACGTACCCGGCCCGCCGGACCCCGGACGGGAGCTCCAGCACGCGGTGCTCCGGGGCGGGATCGCGTACGAACGGATGATGATCGACTGGCTGGACGACGTGCTGGCCACCCTCCACCGACTGGCCCCCGCCCCCGACCGCACCGGCCGGCCCCCGTCCTCCGGCCGCGCCGGCTGA
- a CDS encoding acyl-CoA dehydrogenase family protein, whose product MADSLLFNPRTYDPAHFDPETRRLLRATVEWFEERGKRRLIEDYRSRAWLADFLAFAAKEGLFATFLTPAADADGHADKRWDTARIAALNEIFGFYGLDYWYAWQVTILGLGPVWQSDNAAARARAAELLDQGEVFAFGLSEKTHGADIYSTDMLLEPDGEGGFRATGSKYYIGNGNAAGLVSVFGRRTDVEGPDGYVFFAADSRHPAYHLVKNVVDSSKYVSEFRLDGYPVRAEDVLHTGRAAFDAALNTVNVGKFNLCTASIGICEHAMYEAVTHAHNRVLYGRPVTAFPHVRRELTDAYVRLVGMKLFSDRAVDYFRSAGPDDRRYLLFNPMTKMKVTTEGEKVIDLMWDVIAAKGFEKDTYFAQAAVEIRSLPKLEGTVHVNLALILKFMRNHLLAPADYAPVPTRLDAADDDFLFRQGPARGLGAIRFHDWRPAFDAYAHLPNIGRFREQADALCAFVTTAAPDEEQSRDLDLLLAVGQLFALVVHAQLILEQAALKGLDEDVLDELFAVLVRDFSGYAVELHGKDSATEAQQRWALDAVRRPVVDTARSERVWERVEALSGAYEMAQ is encoded by the coding sequence ATGGCCGACTCCCTGCTGTTCAACCCGCGCACCTACGACCCGGCGCACTTCGACCCCGAGACGCGACGACTGCTGCGCGCGACCGTCGAGTGGTTCGAGGAGCGGGGCAAGCGCAGGCTGATCGAGGACTACCGGTCGCGCGCCTGGCTGGCGGACTTCCTCGCGTTCGCGGCGAAGGAGGGGCTGTTCGCGACCTTCCTCACCCCCGCCGCCGACGCCGACGGCCACGCCGACAAGCGCTGGGACACGGCCCGGATCGCCGCGCTCAACGAGATCTTCGGCTTCTACGGCCTCGACTACTGGTACGCGTGGCAGGTCACCATCCTGGGCCTCGGTCCGGTCTGGCAGAGCGACAACGCCGCCGCCCGCGCCCGCGCCGCCGAACTGCTCGACCAGGGTGAGGTGTTCGCCTTCGGCCTCTCCGAGAAGACCCACGGCGCGGACATCTACTCGACGGACATGCTGCTGGAGCCCGACGGCGAGGGCGGCTTCCGCGCCACCGGCTCCAAGTACTACATCGGCAACGGCAACGCCGCCGGGCTCGTCTCGGTCTTCGGCCGCCGCACCGATGTCGAGGGCCCCGACGGGTACGTCTTCTTCGCCGCCGACAGCCGCCACCCGGCGTACCACCTGGTGAAGAACGTCGTCGACTCCTCGAAGTACGTCAGCGAGTTCCGCCTCGACGGCTACCCGGTGCGCGCCGAGGACGTCCTGCACACGGGCCGCGCCGCGTTCGACGCCGCGCTCAACACGGTCAACGTCGGCAAGTTCAACCTGTGCACCGCGTCCATCGGCATCTGCGAGCACGCGATGTACGAGGCCGTCACGCACGCGCACAACCGCGTCCTGTACGGCCGTCCCGTCACCGCGTTCCCGCACGTGCGGCGCGAGCTGACCGACGCGTACGTCCGCCTGGTCGGCATGAAGCTGTTCAGCGACCGCGCCGTGGACTACTTCCGCTCCGCCGGTCCCGACGACCGCCGGTACCTCCTGTTCAACCCGATGACGAAGATGAAGGTCACCACCGAGGGCGAGAAGGTCATCGACCTCATGTGGGACGTGATCGCCGCCAAGGGCTTCGAGAAGGACACCTACTTCGCGCAGGCGGCCGTGGAGATCCGCAGCCTGCCGAAGCTGGAGGGCACGGTCCACGTCAACCTGGCGCTGATCCTGAAGTTCATGCGCAACCACCTGCTGGCCCCCGCCGATTACGCGCCCGTGCCGACCCGGCTCGACGCAGCCGACGACGACTTCCTGTTCCGCCAGGGGCCCGCGCGCGGTCTGGGCGCGATCCGCTTCCACGACTGGCGGCCCGCGTTCGACGCCTACGCGCACCTGCCGAACATCGGCCGCTTCCGGGAGCAGGCGGACGCCCTGTGCGCGTTCGTCACGACGGCCGCCCCGGACGAGGAGCAGAGCCGTGACCTGGACCTGCTGCTCGCGGTGGGCCAGCTCTTCGCGCTGGTGGTGCACGCGCAGCTGATCCTGGAGCAGGCGGCCCTGAAGGGGCTCGACGAGGACGTGCTGGACGAGCTGTTCGCGGTCCTCGTACGGGACTTCTCCGGGTACGCCGTGGAGCTGCACGGCAAGGACTCGGCCACGGAGGCGCAGCAGCGCTGGGCACTGGACGCGGTGCGCCGCCCGGTCGTGGACACGGCCCGCTCGGAGCGCGTGTGGGAGCGCGTCGAGGCGCTGTCCGGGGCGTACGAGATGGCGCAGTAG
- a CDS encoding TetR/AcrR family transcriptional regulator, translated as MPKRVDHAERRTAIAEALLRVAGRRGLHAVGMRDVAAEAGVSLRLVQYYFETKEKLLLHGLQRLAERFGQRVATRVAAEGDDPGPRATVEAILMAALPTDEESRTFHLVHTSYAVLAVTEPALAAQPFLTDPDAAEDAVAALLDRAREAGLTPPDLDARLEAVGLLALSAGLGTSVLVGQRTPGSATEVLRHHLDRIFPPDQAEQAERAGPEERAERAGPAVRKEQAEPAAAPEPAAS; from the coding sequence ATGCCCAAACGCGTCGATCACGCGGAACGGCGCACCGCGATCGCCGAGGCGCTGCTCCGCGTCGCGGGGCGCCGGGGACTGCACGCCGTCGGCATGCGCGACGTGGCCGCCGAAGCCGGGGTGTCGCTGCGGCTGGTGCAGTACTACTTCGAGACCAAGGAGAAGCTGCTGCTGCACGGCCTCCAGCGGCTGGCCGAGCGGTTCGGGCAGCGCGTCGCCACCCGTGTCGCCGCCGAGGGCGACGATCCGGGCCCGCGCGCCACGGTCGAGGCGATCCTGATGGCGGCCCTGCCCACCGACGAGGAGAGCCGCACCTTCCACCTCGTCCACACCTCGTACGCGGTGCTCGCCGTCACCGAACCGGCGCTCGCCGCCCAGCCGTTCCTCACCGATCCGGACGCCGCCGAGGACGCCGTGGCCGCGCTCCTCGACCGCGCCCGGGAAGCCGGCCTCACCCCGCCGGACCTGGACGCCCGGCTGGAGGCGGTCGGCCTGCTCGCCCTGTCGGCGGGGCTGGGCACCAGCGTCCTCGTCGGCCAGCGCACCCCGGGGTCCGCCACCGAGGTCCTGCGCCACCACCTGGACCGGATCTTCCCGCCGGACCAGGCGGAGCAGGCGGAACGGGCCGGACCGGAGGAACGGGCGGAGCGGGCCGGACCCGCGGTGCGGAAGGAGCAGGCGGAACCGGCGGCAGCGCCGGAACCGGCGGCGAGCTGA
- a CDS encoding alpha/beta fold hydrolase, translated as MNDELRERYLAACDAVYALGAPAVAETDVETSFGTTHVYRYGPGDPAGADRTPVVLVHGAGSCSAMWYPNTPALSAERVVYAIDTPGDPGRSVQREPLHRPEDAARWLDETLDGLGLGRVHLAGSSYGGWLALNQAHRAPGRLASVTLLDPGGLERVGLRFFVWIFVSLFATFAPRALRPRLAAWLEQPVLVVPELRAMIRLGVRAYRVRRPAPLPLTDEELSTVRVPLYLVLGRRSLLVHPDRQVERVPRLVPGARAEIVADTGHGPQIDHADEVNRRMLAFMAAND; from the coding sequence GTGAACGACGAGCTGCGCGAGCGCTACCTCGCCGCGTGCGACGCCGTGTACGCGCTCGGGGCGCCGGCCGTCGCGGAGACCGACGTGGAGACGAGCTTCGGGACGACGCACGTCTACCGGTACGGCCCCGGCGACCCGGCCGGCGCGGACCGCACGCCCGTCGTCCTGGTCCACGGAGCGGGCAGCTGCTCCGCGATGTGGTACCCGAACACGCCCGCGCTCTCCGCCGAACGCGTGGTGTACGCGATCGACACCCCCGGCGACCCCGGCCGCAGCGTCCAGCGCGAGCCGCTGCACCGGCCGGAGGACGCCGCCCGGTGGCTGGACGAGACGCTCGACGGGCTCGGCCTCGGCCGGGTGCACCTGGCCGGCTCCTCGTACGGCGGGTGGCTGGCCCTCAACCAGGCGCACCGCGCGCCGGGCCGCCTCGCCTCGGTCACCCTGCTGGACCCGGGCGGGCTGGAGAGGGTGGGGCTGCGGTTCTTCGTATGGATCTTCGTCAGCCTCTTCGCGACGTTCGCGCCGAGGGCGCTGCGGCCACGCCTCGCGGCGTGGCTGGAGCAGCCGGTGCTGGTGGTGCCGGAGCTGCGGGCGATGATCCGGCTGGGGGTGCGCGCGTACCGCGTCCGGCGCCCGGCGCCGCTGCCGCTGACCGACGAGGAGCTGTCCACCGTACGCGTCCCGCTCTATCTGGTGCTCGGCAGGCGGAGCCTGCTGGTCCACCCCGACCGGCAGGTGGAGCGGGTGCCGCGGCTGGTCCCGGGCGCCCGGGCGGAGATCGTCGCCGACACGGGCCACGGCCCGCAGATCGACCACGCGGACGAGGTCAACCGCCGGATGCTGGCCTTCATGGCCGCGAACGACTGA
- the ctaD gene encoding aa3-type cytochrome oxidase subunit I codes for MVTSTEPPTLVPVKGRGMGRVAVDWLTTTDHKKIGHLYLITSFAFFLFGGLLALLLRVELARPGLQLISNEQYNQTFTLHGTIMLLLFATPTFAGFANAIMPLQIGAPDVAFPRLNMLSYWLFLFGGLIVVASLLQPQGAADFGWTAYTPLSREERSPSPGSDMWIMGLALSGFGTILGAVNFITTIVCMRAPGMTMFRMPIFTWNVLLTSILVLLAFPVLAAALLVLESDRQLGSHVFAPENGGALLWQHLFWFFGHPEVYILALPFFGVVSEILPVFSRKPLFGYVGLVGATIAITGLSATVWAHHMFATGAVLLPFFSFMTFLIAVPTGVKFFNWIGTLWKGSLSFETPMLWSIGFLVTFLFGGLTGVILGSPPLDWHVTDTYFVVAHFHYVLFGTIVFAMFAGFHFWWPKMTGTMLDERLGKIHFWTLFVGFHLTFLVQHWLGAEGMPRRYADYLAADGFTGLNMLSSFGAFLLGLSTLPFLYNVWKTARIGKRIDVDDPWGYGRSLEWATSCPAPRHNFVTLPRIRSESPAFDLHHPDITTLDRHWNQGRDVVDPDNATVVSGEDGK; via the coding sequence ATGGTCACATCAACGGAGCCGCCCACTCTCGTGCCCGTGAAGGGTCGCGGAATGGGGCGCGTCGCCGTCGACTGGCTCACCACGACGGACCACAAGAAGATCGGGCACCTGTACCTGATCACCTCGTTCGCCTTCTTCCTGTTCGGCGGTCTCCTCGCGCTCCTGTTGCGGGTGGAGCTGGCCAGGCCGGGACTGCAGCTGATCTCGAACGAGCAGTACAACCAGACGTTCACACTGCACGGCACGATCATGCTGCTGCTGTTCGCGACGCCGACGTTCGCCGGGTTCGCCAATGCGATCATGCCGTTGCAGATCGGGGCCCCCGACGTGGCGTTCCCGCGGCTGAACATGCTGTCGTACTGGCTGTTCCTCTTCGGCGGTCTGATCGTCGTCGCGAGCCTGCTCCAGCCGCAGGGCGCCGCCGACTTCGGATGGACCGCGTACACGCCGCTGAGCCGGGAGGAGCGCTCCCCGAGCCCCGGATCGGACATGTGGATCATGGGTCTGGCCCTGTCCGGCTTCGGCACGATCCTCGGCGCGGTCAACTTCATCACGACCATCGTCTGCATGCGCGCGCCCGGCATGACGATGTTCCGGATGCCGATCTTCACCTGGAACGTGCTGCTCACGTCGATCCTGGTGCTGCTGGCGTTCCCCGTGCTGGCGGCGGCGCTGCTGGTGCTGGAGTCGGACCGGCAGCTCGGTTCGCACGTCTTCGCCCCGGAGAACGGCGGTGCGCTGCTGTGGCAGCACCTCTTCTGGTTCTTCGGCCATCCGGAGGTGTACATCCTGGCGCTGCCGTTCTTCGGTGTCGTCAGCGAGATCCTGCCGGTCTTCTCCCGCAAGCCCCTCTTCGGCTACGTCGGCCTGGTCGGCGCGACCATCGCCATCACCGGACTGTCCGCGACCGTGTGGGCGCACCACATGTTCGCGACCGGGGCGGTGCTGCTGCCGTTCTTCTCCTTCATGACGTTCCTGATCGCGGTGCCGACCGGGGTGAAGTTCTTCAACTGGATCGGCACCCTGTGGAAGGGGTCGCTCAGCTTCGAGACGCCGATGCTGTGGTCGATCGGCTTCCTCGTCACGTTCCTCTTCGGCGGGCTGACCGGCGTCATCCTCGGCTCGCCGCCGCTCGACTGGCACGTCACCGACACCTACTTCGTGGTCGCCCACTTCCACTACGTCCTGTTCGGCACGATCGTGTTCGCGATGTTCGCGGGCTTCCACTTCTGGTGGCCGAAGATGACCGGCACGATGCTCGACGAACGCCTCGGCAAGATCCACTTCTGGACGCTGTTCGTCGGGTTCCATCTGACGTTCCTGGTGCAGCACTGGCTGGGCGCCGAGGGCATGCCCCGCCGGTACGCGGACTACCTGGCCGCCGACGGTTTCACCGGGCTGAACATGCTGTCGTCGTTCGGCGCGTTCCTGCTGGGCCTGTCCACGCTGCCGTTCCTCTACAACGTCTGGAAGACCGCACGGATCGGCAAGCGGATCGACGTGGACGACCCGTGGGGATACGGGCGGTCCCTGGAGTGGGCCACCTCCTGCCCCGCCCCGCGCCACAACTTCGTCACCCTGCCGCGCATCCGCTCCGAGTCGCCCGCCTTCGACCTGCACCACCCGGACATCACCACCCTGGACCGCCACTGGAACCAGGGGCGTGACGTGGTGGACCCGGACAACGCCACGGTCGTCTCCGGGGAGGACGGCAAGTGA
- a CDS encoding cytochrome c oxidase assembly protein — MTPGEAGTHAVSGGGFATSAAAAALAAAAVYALAAWRLRRRGDAWPWQRDGSFAAGCLALAHAMLLPGPGGPFTAHMAHHVVTAMAAPVLLVLGRPLTLTLRSLRPGRARRGLLAVARSRPVTWLVFPPVAALLDMGGLWLLHRTPLLAAAHHRPLLDAAVQFHLLAAGLLFTFSVCRLDPVRHRWGLAVRGVTLLAAGAAHAVLAKTLYAAPPPGTAYEGADLRAGAQLMYYGGDLVECALAAVLAVEWYTRRGRAVRPRGRPRAAVVSAGGG; from the coding sequence GTGACACCGGGTGAGGCGGGCACCCACGCGGTTTCCGGAGGGGGCTTCGCCACATCCGCGGCGGCGGCGGCGCTGGCGGCGGCGGCCGTGTACGCCCTGGCCGCGTGGCGGCTGCGGCGGCGCGGTGACGCCTGGCCCTGGCAGCGCGACGGCTCGTTCGCCGCGGGCTGCCTGGCGCTCGCGCACGCCATGCTGCTCCCCGGCCCCGGGGGGCCGTTCACCGCGCACATGGCCCACCATGTCGTCACCGCGATGGCCGCGCCCGTGCTGCTGGTCCTCGGGCGGCCGCTGACGCTGACGCTGCGCTCCCTGCGGCCCGGCCGGGCACGGCGCGGGCTGCTCGCGGTGGCGCGTTCCCGGCCCGTGACGTGGCTCGTCTTCCCGCCCGTGGCGGCGCTGCTGGACATGGGCGGTTTGTGGCTGCTGCACCGCACGCCCCTGCTGGCCGCCGCCCACCACAGGCCGCTGCTCGACGCGGCCGTGCAGTTCCACCTGCTGGCGGCGGGGCTGCTGTTCACGTTCTCCGTTTGCCGACTGGACCCCGTACGCCACCGGTGGGGCCTGGCGGTACGGGGGGTCACCCTGCTCGCGGCGGGCGCGGCGCACGCCGTGCTGGCCAAGACGCTGTACGCGGCGCCGCCGCCCGGTACCGCCTACGAGGGCGCCGACCTGCGGGCCGGCGCCCAGCTCATGTACTACGGCGGCGACCTGGTCGAATGCGCGCTCGCCGCCGTCCTGGCCGTCGAGTGGTACACCCGTCGCGGCCGCGCCGTACGTCCGCGCGGCAGGCCCCGCGCGGCGGTTGTCAGCGCGGGGGGAGGGTGA
- a CDS encoding DUF2243 domain-containing protein: MASGAAPRHGGPPPRNIPRPGRSLAVFALIGAALMAAVDEIVFHQILHWHHFFDRSTPGVGLLSDGLLHTAEVIALVAGGALYADLRRSGSLSPPHARAGFLLGLGGFQLFDGIVDHKLLRVHQIRYGVDVTPYDWAWNGAGLLLLLAGAVLAVRARRRTGGGGAGA, encoded by the coding sequence ATGGCGAGCGGAGCGGCCCCGCGACACGGTGGCCCCCCACCCCGGAACATCCCCCGTCCTGGGCGGTCGCTGGCGGTCTTCGCGCTGATCGGCGCCGCGCTGATGGCGGCCGTGGACGAGATCGTCTTCCATCAGATCCTGCACTGGCACCACTTCTTCGACCGCTCCACCCCCGGTGTCGGTCTGCTCTCCGACGGCCTCCTGCACACGGCGGAGGTGATCGCCCTGGTGGCCGGCGGCGCCCTCTACGCGGACCTGCGCCGCTCCGGGTCCCTCTCCCCGCCGCACGCGCGGGCCGGGTTCCTCCTGGGCCTCGGGGGCTTCCAGCTCTTCGACGGGATCGTGGACCACAAGCTGCTGCGCGTGCACCAGATCCGCTACGGAGTCGACGTGACGCCCTACGACTGGGCCTGGAACGGCGCAGGTCTTCTGCTGCTGCTCGCCGGGGCCGTCCTCGCCGTACGGGCCCGCCGCCGCACGGGCGGCGGGGGAGCGGGCGCGTGA
- a CDS encoding hemerythrin domain-containing protein produces MAKTAPTRTTPHAGDDNAPDDDVVSLLTRQHGDIRNLFDEVESASGDERRDAFHRLVRLLAVHETAEEEVVHPFARRELPGGDGVVEERLAEEREAKELLAALEDMDPDSQDFAARLRELRVAVQEHARAEERYEFAHIRRCGDPGRLAAMARGVKAAEAMAPTRPHPGVESGAANALLGPVAALMDRTRDAIRSAMNG; encoded by the coding sequence ATGGCGAAGACCGCGCCCACCCGCACCACCCCGCACGCCGGTGACGACAACGCGCCGGACGACGACGTCGTGTCGCTGCTGACGCGTCAGCACGGCGACATCCGCAACCTGTTCGACGAGGTGGAGAGCGCATCGGGCGACGAGCGCCGGGACGCGTTCCACCGCCTGGTGCGGCTGCTGGCCGTGCACGAGACGGCGGAGGAGGAGGTCGTGCACCCCTTCGCCCGCCGCGAGCTGCCCGGCGGCGACGGCGTCGTCGAGGAGCGCCTCGCAGAGGAGCGCGAGGCCAAGGAGCTTCTCGCCGCCCTGGAGGACATGGACCCGGACTCCCAGGACTTCGCGGCGCGGCTCCGGGAGCTGCGCGTGGCGGTGCAGGAGCACGCCCGCGCCGAGGAGCGCTACGAGTTCGCCCACATTCGCCGCTGCGGTGACCCGGGCAGGCTTGCGGCGATGGCCCGCGGGGTGAAGGCGGCCGAGGCGATGGCGCCGACCCGCCCCCACCCGGGTGTGGAGTCCGGCGCGGCCAACGCGCTGCTCGGCCCGGTCGCCGCGCTGATGGACCGCACGAGGGACGCAATCCGCTCGGCGATGAACGGCTGA